The following are encoded together in the Lathyrus oleraceus cultivar Zhongwan6 chromosome 3, CAAS_Psat_ZW6_1.0, whole genome shotgun sequence genome:
- the LOC127131929 gene encoding uncharacterized protein LOC127131929 — protein MTLEQVEANQATMRSDINTIQEKMDQLLETMLAIAQRERVADAEDEARRNDNPSSLIHQDDNFIHAKKGLVHIPVGGKGDEDRAEPSEAPAHYGSEMGDDPYEAFYVPDQPKPKTLPDPSADRLRALEKKIKAIEGNNIFGASAMNMRLVEPPLSEKEMTGIFVDTLKDPFFDRLVSSAASDFAHLVTIGDRIEKGLRDGKISGAVATSSAPKKYSGGFQKKKEGETNAVSRGYKGKQQASYGQVAAMVPIPYQQPIQQQPMYQPQHQQPRQQQNTTPPRQFKPKPPRRQLDPLPVPYSQIFPYLQKEGLLTLRELKPAVLPYPPGYDANAHCEFHMGAPGHTLENCFAFQNRVQDLIEAKVVTFTPRRPNVNTNPMPTHGGASVSAIEESDQGELILKVEEIQTPITMIGAQLLKSGLVPEELVNDENDKGLRNFIQQMLDRGELQINRRAKNKEEKEIAVVVDILYDEVNVDIPFDEVNVDIPFDEVNVDIPFDEVNVDIPFDEVNVAIPYDEVNVEIPINPLVIEFPAPFAYEDEKAVPWIYQPRAFKQGQEDQPVVINEPNVTSIVGPAGITRSGRVFAPRAVDASTKAKGKEVATPIQIPVPSREMQEMHLSPKAAVTREEAEEFLRIIKKSDYKVVDQLNQTPSKISMLSLLLNSEAHRNSLLKVLSAAHITKDITTEQFDDVIACVTTENFLGFNDDELPVEGKNHNKALHISLKCIDTILSRVLVDTGSSLNVMPKTTLIKLPMEGMNMKPSTLIVKAFDGSRRAVIGEVDLPIKIGPTFFNITFQVMDIHPGYSCLLGRPWIHSAGAVTSTLHQKLKFITDDKMIVIGGEEDILVSHLTSFRYIEVDGEITETPFQSLEVVNMMAVQKTLETPKSGPSMASWQGAKAVIESENTQDWGKVVEVNQKRDKFGLGYDPSSIEASNQHDGEQIPPVKETFISAGHIFGNQVAMIKVEDHEEGASGWIRQAAPNEELTNWKAVEVPQIFQK, from the exons ATGACGTTAGAGCAAGTGGAGGCTAACCAAGCTACCATGAGGTCAGACATCAATACGATCCAGGAGAAGATGGATCAACTCCTGGAAACAATGCTCGCCATCGCCCAGAGAGAGAGGGTTGCGGATGCAGAAGATGAGGCTAGAAGGAATGATAACCCATCAAGTTTAATCCACCAAGACGACAACTTCATCCACGCCAAGAAGGGTCTGGTTCATATACCAGTAGGGGGAAAGGGAGATGAGGATCGTGCAGAGCCTTCTGAAGCACCTGCGCATTATGGGTCCGAAATGGGAGATGACCCGTATGAAGCTTTCTATGTGCCGGATCAACCAAAGCCTAAAACACTTCCAGATCCATCTGCAGATAGGCTTCGTGCCTTGGAAAAGAAGATCAAAGCTATCGAAGGGAATAATATATTCGGTGCctctgccatgaacatgcgtCTG gtagagccaccattgtctgaGAAGGAAATGACTGGAATATTTGTGGACACGCTAAAGGACCCATTCTTTGATAGATTGGTGAGTAGTGCAGCATCCGATTTTGCACATCTGGTCACAATCGGAGATCGTATAGAAAAGGGTCTGAGGGATGGAAAGATTTCAGGAGCTGTGGCCACCTCTAGCGCACCGAAAAAGTATTCTGGAGGCTTCCAGAAGAAAAAAGAGGGTGAAACGAATGCTGTATCTAGAGGCTATAAGGGGAAGCAACAGGCTTCATATGGCCAAGTCGCTGCCATGGTACCCATACCTTATCAGCAACCCATACAACAACAACCAatgtatcaaccacaacatcaacaacctcgtcaacaacagAACACAACACCACCAAGACAATTCAAGCCAAAGCCTCCAAGAAGGCAACTTGACCCTCTACCAGTACCTTACAGCCAAATATTCCCATATTTGCAAAAGGAGGGTCTTCTGACATTGAGGGAGCTGAAACCGGCTGTTCTTCCATATCCACCAGGATATGATGCTAACGCACATTGTGAATTTCACATGGGAGCGCCCGGCCATACCCTGGAGAATTGTTTTGCATTCCAAAATAGGGTACAAGACCTGATTGAAGCAAAAGTTGTTACCTTCACTCCAAGACGCCCGAACGTGAACACTAATCCCATGCCAACACATGGAGGTGCTTCCGTCAGTGCCATAGAGGAGAGTGATCAAGGAGAACTGATTCttaaggttgaagagattcaaacccctatcaccaTGATAGGGGCACAACTGCTAAAAAGTGGTCTAGTCCCAGAGGAGCTAGTCAATGATGAGAATGACAAAGGGTTGAGgaattttatacaacaaatgctgGATCGAGGCGAGTTACAGATAAATCGCCGTGCTAAGAACAAGGAAGAGAAAGAGATAGCCGTTGTGGTGGATATCCTTTACGATGAGGTCAACGTGGACATCCCTTTCGACGAGGTTAACGTGGACATCCCTTTCGATGAGGTTAACGTGGACATCCCTTTCGATGAGGTTAACGTGGACATCCCTTTCGATGAGGTTAATGTGGCTATCCCTTATGATGAGGTTAATGTGGAAATCCCCATAAACCCTTTGGTGATAGAGTTTCCAGCGCCATTCGCATATGAGGATGAGAAAGCGGTACcatggatatatcagcccagagcttttaagcaagGGCAGGAAGACCAACCTGTGGTAATCAACGAACCAAATGTTACCTCAATTGTGGGGCCAGCCGGAATAACGCGCAGTGGCCGAGTGTTTGCACCAAGGGCTGTTGATGCTTCTACAAAAGCCAAGGGGAAAGAAGTTGCTACTCCTATCCAAATTCCTGTCCCTAGTCGAGAAATGCAAGAAATGCATCTGTCACCTAAAGCTGCGGTCACTCGAGAGGAGGCTGAGGAATTTTTAaggataatcaagaaaagtgattataaagtggtagatcagttgaatcagaCACCTTCGAAAATCTCCATGCTATCTCTGTTGCTCAACTCAGAAGCACACAGGAATTCATTATTGAAAGTGTTAAGCGCAGCACATATCACGAAAGACATAACAACAGAACAGTTTGACGATGTGATAGCTTGTGTAACCACTGAAAATTTTTTGGGGTTTAATGATGATGAGTTGCCAGTTgagggaaagaaccataacaaggccctaCATATCTCCTTGAAATGCATTGACACTATACTATCAAGGGTATTAGTAGACACAGGTTCCTCACTGAACGTCATGCCAAAAACCACGTTGATAAAGCTGCCGATGGAAGGGATGAATATGAAGCCCAGCACCCTAattgtgaaagcattcgatggcTCAAGACgagcagtgataggagaggttgacCTACCAATCAAAATAGGCCCAACTTTCTTCAATATCACATTCCAGgttatggacatacatcccgGTTATAGCTGCTTACTTGGGAGACCATGGATCCACTCTGCAGGTGCCGTCACCTCCACTTtacaccaaaagctaaaattCATTACCGATGACAAGATGATTGTGATTGGAGGGGAGGAGGATATCTTGGTTAGCCACTTAACATCTTTCCGATATATCGAAGTGGATGGCGAGATAACCGAGACACCATTCCAGTCCTTGGAAGTGGTAAATATGATGGCTGTCCAAAAGACATTGGAGACTCCGAAGTCAGGACCGTCCATGGCCTCGTGGCAAGGAGCTAAGGCTGTGATAGAAAGTGAAAACACTCAAGACTGGGGCAAAGTGGTGGAAGTGAACCAGAAGCGAGACAAGTTTGGGTTAGGGTATGACCCGTCGTCGATTGAAGCTAGTAACCAACACGATGGAGAGCAGATTCCTCCTGTAAAAGAAACGTTCATCAGCGCTGGCCACATTTTTGGAAACCAGGTGGCCATGATCAAAGTTGAAGATCATGAGGAAGGAGCGTCTGGCTGGATACGACAAGCCGCGCCTAATGAAGAATTGACAAACTGGAAGGCTGTTGAAGTCCCTCAAatttttcaaaagtaa
- the LOC127131930 gene encoding uncharacterized protein LOC127131930 has product MVQCYCCDRFDHFAKDCWSNKENKSEEENITRGDFDDEPVLFMAYESNDDEPMRLTIFYSKGDSEYDSESEDDYEYEVESDFEYESESKGSEEESESEGSEDESESEDDSEVKDDLESEGDSEDEEDSEGESDFEGESDSGLESGGHPNSENGAYGVGVIEGRAFEGGGSEGDPTSEGGQASDIVQNDKEILNKVDKISISGYLFKYLASHISCCSKKQPVVALSTCEAEYISGVVAACQAVWLLNLLQDLDQGKQASEVDD; this is encoded by the exons ATGGTTCAATGCTACTGTTGTGATAGGTTTGACCACTTTGCTAAggattgttggtcaaacaaggaaaatAAGTCAGAAGAAGAAAACATAACCAGAGGAGATTTTGATGATGAACCTGTGTTATTTATGGCTTATGAGTCTAATGATGATGAACCTATGAGATTGACAATTTTTTATTCTAAAGGAGATTCTGAGTATGACTCAGAGTCAGAAGATGACTATGAATATGAAGTCGAGTCTGATTTTGAATATGAGTCTGAATCTAAAGGTTCTGAAGAAGAGTCAGAATCTGAGGgttctgaagatgagtcagagtcAGAAGATGACTCTGAAGTTAAAGATGACTTAGAGTCTGAAGGTGACTCTGAAGATGAAGAAGACTCTGAAGGCGAGTCTGATTTtgaaggtgaatctgattctGGTCTAGAATCTGGAGGTCATCCAAACTCTGAAAATGGAGCTTATGGAGTTGGAGTTATTGAAGGAAGAGCTTTTGAAGGTGGAGGCTCTGAAGGTGATCCAACATCTGAGGGTGGTCAAGCATCCGATATTGTTCAGAATGATAAGGAGATTTTGAACAA agttgacaaaATAAGTATTTCTGGATATTTGTTTAAGTATCTGGCAAGTCATATTTCTTGctgttccaagaagcaaccagttgttgctttgtcaacctgtgaagctGAATATATTTCAGGTGTTGTGGCTGCATGTCAAGCTGTTTGGCTTCTGAATTTACTGCAGGATCTAGATCAAGGTAAACAAGCCTCtgaagttgatgattga